A stretch of Cellulosilyticum sp. I15G10I2 DNA encodes these proteins:
- a CDS encoding accessory gene regulator B family protein — MIKTMCEDFSFILVRNRIISEDDREVYIYGLELLVNSLLVVGTILTLGLLLNKILVTVTFLIVFCSIRSYAGGFHASQYWKCYCIGCLSYLSIITVVHSTAIFDMYICSFIFSSISYIGIYSKAPLNSKKNPKTEKEMQRNSVITKVLISIYTLITAIGIFAYPQGIELWFTIACTQLVVTIFLMITILQRRYLR; from the coding sequence ATGATAAAAACGATGTGTGAGGATTTTTCATTTATTCTTGTGAGAAATAGAATTATATCTGAAGATGACAGAGAAGTCTATATCTATGGCCTTGAGCTTTTAGTTAACAGCTTATTAGTAGTAGGGACTATTTTGACATTAGGCCTTCTCTTAAATAAGATCCTTGTTACGGTAACTTTCTTAATTGTATTTTGTTCTATAAGAAGTTATGCGGGAGGCTTTCATGCAAGTCAGTACTGGAAGTGCTATTGCATTGGATGCTTATCGTATTTAAGTATCATAACTGTAGTACATAGTACAGCTATATTTGATATGTATATTTGTAGTTTCATATTTTCAAGTATTTCTTACATAGGGATTTATAGCAAAGCGCCTTTAAATAGCAAGAAGAATCCTAAGACAGAAAAAGAAATGCAAAGAAATAGTGTTATAACGAAGGTGCTCATAAGTATATATACTTTGATAACAGCTATAGGGATATTTGCATATCCCCAGGGGATAGAATTGTGGTTCACTATAGCTTGTACGCAACTAGTAGTTACCATTTTTTTAATGATAACCATATTACAAAGGAGGTATTTAAGATGA
- the sdaAB gene encoding L-serine ammonia-lyase, iron-sulfur-dependent subunit beta, with product MKQISVFEVIGPNMIGPSSSHTAGALRIASVMYKLAPKDIAKVTFILYGSFAKTYKGHGTDRALVAGLLGMEQDDERIKDAFEYAAKQELQYLFETSDSKSHKHPNTVEIVVNDHKGNQLSITGSSIGGGSISIDKVNNMDVFFTGEYYTLLITQEDKPGVVAYITQCLSEQGINIAFMRLYREDRGKLAYTIIEADEPIREAIIDHIIAHDKVHDAKIIHL from the coding sequence ATGAAACAAATTAGTGTATTTGAAGTTATAGGACCTAATATGATAGGCCCATCAAGCTCTCATACAGCTGGAGCACTAAGAATAGCAAGCGTTATGTATAAACTTGCACCAAAAGATATTGCTAAGGTTACTTTTATTCTGTATGGATCTTTTGCAAAAACTTATAAGGGACATGGGACTGATCGGGCGTTGGTTGCAGGTTTATTGGGTATGGAACAGGATGATGAGCGTATAAAAGATGCATTTGAATATGCAGCTAAGCAGGAACTGCAGTATCTATTTGAAACAAGTGACAGTAAAAGTCATAAACATCCTAATACTGTAGAAATTGTGGTAAATGATCATAAAGGCAATCAGTTAAGTATCACAGGTTCTTCAATAGGAGGCGGAAGTATAAGTATTGATAAAGTTAATAATATGGACGTTTTTTTTACTGGCGAATATTATACTTTGCTTATTACGCAAGAAGATAAGCCTGGGGTCGTTGCCTATATTACACAATGTCTCAGTGAACAGGGAATTAACATTGCTTTTATGAGACTTTATAGAGAAGATAGGGGTAAACTGGCATACACAATTATAGAAGCTGATGAACCTATTAGAGAAGCAATAATTGATCATATCATTGCCCATGACAAGGTACATGATGCAAAAATAATTCATTTATAG
- a CDS encoding metal-dependent transcriptional regulator → MLSSSLEKYLVGIYKMALADTELKSTDVAKEINQPLQKTIQALQRMHYQKYIVYLPYQPLKITEQGKQMAEYLIAREALIDEFLTLLQIEENKDLEKESMQQYLSYESLERIEKFVLFNRQYPEIVQRYKLLTRKKLTHRLLPALPDQERL, encoded by the coding sequence ATGCTATCTTCAAGTTTAGAAAAATATTTAGTGGGAATTTACAAGATGGCACTTGCAGACACAGAACTAAAGAGTACGGATGTTGCAAAAGAAATTAATCAGCCGCTTCAAAAGACGATACAGGCACTGCAGAGAATGCATTATCAAAAATACATTGTCTATTTGCCGTATCAGCCTCTAAAAATAACGGAGCAGGGTAAACAAATGGCAGAATATCTCATTGCAAGAGAAGCACTTATTGATGAATTTTTAACACTGCTCCAGATCGAAGAAAACAAAGACTTGGAAAAAGAAAGTATGCAGCAATACTTATCATATGAAAGTTTAGAGCGCATAGAAAAATTTGTTTTATTTAACAGACAATATCCAGAAATAGTGCAGCGCTATAAACTACTTACAAGAAAAAAACTAACCCATAGATTACTTCCAGCCCTTCCAGACCAGGAGCGTCTATAG
- the sdaAA gene encoding L-serine ammonia-lyase, iron-sulfur-dependent, subunit alpha yields the protein MNFINAVELINICNKQNLKISEAMINREMLVFHSEKEQLVERMTHSYNIMKNAVHKALQDDLISIGGLIGGEAKKIYARSEMEESVCGGLISKAISYAVGVLEVNSSMGLIVAAPTAGSSGVIPGAFIAIQEAFNLPDEKMILALFNAGAVGYLITRNATVSGAEGGCQAEVGAASAMAASAICELKGGTPSQCLDAASTALSNVLGLVCDPIAGLVEAPCQKRNAMGVSNALISAEMTLCGIKQVVPFDETVEAMYKVGKSMPSELRETAMGGIAATPTGCQLCSQIFNS from the coding sequence GTGAATTTCATAAATGCTGTAGAACTAATTAATATATGTAATAAGCAAAATTTAAAAATATCAGAGGCTATGATAAATAGAGAAATGCTAGTATTCCACTCGGAAAAAGAACAGCTTGTAGAGCGCATGACACATTCTTATAATATTATGAAAAATGCAGTTCATAAGGCGCTACAGGACGACCTTATTTCTATAGGCGGTTTAATAGGTGGCGAAGCTAAAAAGATATATGCCAGAAGTGAAATGGAAGAATCAGTATGTGGTGGGTTAATATCAAAAGCAATAAGCTACGCTGTAGGTGTTTTGGAAGTAAATAGCTCAATGGGGCTGATAGTAGCAGCGCCAACCGCAGGTTCATCAGGGGTCATTCCAGGAGCATTTATTGCTATTCAAGAGGCTTTTAATTTACCAGATGAAAAAATGATTTTAGCACTGTTTAATGCAGGGGCCGTCGGTTATTTAATTACTAGAAATGCAACTGTTTCTGGGGCAGAAGGAGGATGTCAGGCAGAAGTGGGTGCCGCTTCTGCAATGGCTGCATCGGCGATTTGTGAGCTTAAAGGAGGCACACCTAGTCAATGTTTAGACGCAGCATCGACTGCTTTGTCCAATGTGCTGGGGTTAGTATGTGATCCTATAGCGGGACTTGTAGAGGCACCTTGTCAGAAGCGCAATGCTATGGGCGTGTCAAATGCACTCATTAGCGCTGAAATGACTTTGTGTGGTATAAAACAAGTGGTTCCATTTGATGAAACTGTAGAGGCAATGTATAAGGTCGGGAAAAGTATGCCATCAGAACTTAGAGAAACGGCTATGGGAGGGATAGCTGCTACACCTACTGGATGTCAGCTTTGTTCGCAGATCTTTAATTCATAA
- a CDS encoding cyclic lactone autoinducer peptide, whose amino-acid sequence MKNLKEKVLRGIAKAADKAVEGACGSKSFWITYEPEMPNVLKQAKMDSQKHS is encoded by the coding sequence ATGAAAAATTTAAAAGAAAAAGTATTAAGAGGAATTGCAAAAGCAGCTGATAAAGCGGTAGAAGGAGCATGTGGTTCTAAGTCATTCTGGATAACATATGAACCAGAAATGCCTAACGTTTTAAAACAAGCAAAGATGGACTCTCAAAAACATAGCTAG
- a CDS encoding DegV family protein, whose product MSEIILISDTACDLPESLINEYHIKLVPFYVSFDKETYFKEIADLSVAKFYEIMRKDKIFPKTSLPSINDYMETFMPLIEQNKNIICVCLSSHFSGSYNSAVNARELILENYPNAQIAIINSLNATGGQGLLVQEIGRMIADDIPFATIVETANKLRESARIFFFVETLDYLEHGGRIGKAAALLGTMLSVKPLIYLQDGLLFPSGKVRGTKKALAKALENTEAYVKDHANDYNYLIAHADNLEYAHIMREGLSTLLNISVPNDFSFIGVTIGVNTGPDAAGICLIKKYETFLNQ is encoded by the coding sequence ATGTCTGAAATTATATTAATCAGTGATACTGCATGTGATCTTCCAGAATCTTTAATAAATGAATATCATATTAAACTTGTTCCTTTTTATGTTTCTTTTGATAAGGAAACATATTTTAAAGAAATAGCAGATCTTTCTGTTGCAAAGTTTTATGAAATCATGAGAAAGGATAAAATTTTCCCTAAAACATCCCTTCCTTCTATTAATGATTATATGGAAACGTTTATGCCCCTAATAGAACAAAATAAAAATATCATCTGCGTTTGTCTGTCCTCTCATTTTAGTGGTTCCTACAACTCTGCTGTCAATGCTCGTGAACTTATATTAGAAAATTATCCTAATGCACAAATTGCTATTATTAATTCTTTAAATGCAACAGGCGGTCAGGGACTACTCGTTCAAGAAATTGGACGCATGATAGCGGATGATATTCCTTTCGCGACAATCGTCGAAACGGCAAATAAACTTAGAGAGTCTGCAAGGATCTTTTTCTTTGTAGAAACTCTGGATTATTTAGAACATGGCGGTCGTATTGGTAAAGCTGCAGCACTGCTTGGAACAATGCTTAGTGTCAAACCGCTTATTTATTTGCAAGACGGTTTGCTGTTTCCAAGTGGTAAAGTAAGAGGGACTAAAAAAGCTTTAGCCAAGGCTCTGGAAAATACTGAAGCCTATGTAAAAGATCATGCTAACGATTATAATTATTTAATTGCCCACGCTGATAATCTTGAATATGCACATATTATGAGGGAAGGATTAAGTACACTATTAAACATAAGTGTTCCTAATGATTTTTCATTTATAGGCGTTACAATAGGCGTTAATACTGGCCCTGATGCTGCTGGTATATGTTTAATAAAAAAATATGAAACATTTCTCAACCAATAA